The following are from one region of the Hymenobacter radiodurans genome:
- a CDS encoding FG-GAP-like repeat-containing protein, whose product MQYVCLRQPDLPGGKPTHTTGSNLLTLDLDGDGDQDILTARDACPELVSLTNQGTAAVANMTSASLNTNFPSAAAPVRVINFPAGYYLDVTFDGRPDLIAAPALFDNHDQVSTTQSVRLYENGSATAVPSFTLRQPDFLQGEMMDVSEAAAPAFGDLSGDGLPDMVVAGTDRRAAGYAAYLHYYRNIGTATEPYFQRVSDDYLALGGKKYTGIKPALVDLNRDGALDMAFSATTGTTSQVLYVLNQAAAGQPAIFDVAQATAIANLPNRAHDAPCFTDVDGDGNLDLLIGTNVNTATTGTARYGIQYFRHNGSASLAQAYTLSTATFGQIQSAAGNLHPTVADFDGDGKPDLLTADASGELRFYADFRTQLLTPATPFVGRADILYNGLLNTYRPTQLGVQRSAEGKNRVAPAAADLNGDGAPELLVGMEGGGITAFAARGRVLSTTPAAEAALELRLFPNPATGTTSLEAAQPVRLTVFDLTGRRIHTTAEPARRHTLDLTNVAAGVYLVRAESIDGEMAAIRRLLVR is encoded by the coding sequence GTGCAGTACGTTTGCCTTCGGCAGCCAGACCTGCCCGGGGGCAAACCTACTCATACCACAGGCTCCAATCTGCTGACGCTGGACCTCGATGGCGACGGCGACCAGGATATTCTCACGGCCCGCGATGCTTGCCCCGAGCTAGTTAGCCTCACCAATCAGGGCACGGCCGCCGTGGCCAATATGACCAGCGCCAGTCTCAATACTAACTTTCCATCGGCCGCCGCACCGGTGCGGGTAATCAACTTTCCGGCTGGCTATTACCTGGATGTGACCTTCGACGGCCGCCCCGATTTAATTGCTGCTCCAGCCCTTTTCGATAACCACGACCAGGTGAGCACGACGCAATCGGTGCGACTGTATGAGAACGGCAGCGCCACTGCCGTGCCCAGTTTCACGCTGCGCCAACCCGATTTTTTGCAAGGTGAGATGATGGACGTAAGCGAAGCCGCGGCACCTGCTTTCGGCGACCTCAGCGGCGACGGCCTACCGGATATGGTGGTGGCCGGCACTGATCGGCGCGCTGCTGGCTACGCTGCTTATCTGCACTATTATCGCAATATAGGTACCGCTACTGAGCCTTATTTTCAGCGCGTCAGCGACGATTATCTGGCCTTGGGGGGCAAAAAGTACACGGGCATCAAGCCGGCCTTAGTCGACTTAAACCGTGATGGTGCGCTAGATATGGCCTTTTCGGCTACCACCGGAACCACCAGCCAAGTGTTATATGTGCTAAACCAAGCGGCAGCCGGGCAGCCCGCCATATTTGATGTAGCGCAAGCCACGGCCATTGCTAATCTGCCTAACCGCGCCCACGATGCGCCCTGCTTCACCGACGTAGACGGCGACGGCAACCTCGACTTGCTGATCGGTACTAACGTCAACACGGCTACTACGGGCACGGCGCGCTACGGCATTCAGTATTTCCGTCACAACGGGAGCGCGTCGCTGGCGCAGGCTTACACGCTGAGCACAGCTACTTTTGGGCAAATCCAGAGTGCCGCTGGCAACCTGCACCCCACCGTAGCAGACTTCGACGGCGACGGAAAGCCTGACTTGCTGACGGCTGATGCCAGCGGAGAGCTGCGGTTTTACGCCGATTTTCGGACCCAGCTTCTTACGCCTGCCACTCCATTTGTTGGCCGGGCTGACATTCTATACAACGGACTGCTGAATACGTATCGGCCAACCCAGTTGGGCGTGCAGCGGAGTGCGGAAGGCAAAAACCGTGTGGCGCCCGCCGCGGCTGATCTGAACGGCGACGGCGCGCCCGAGCTTCTGGTAGGAATGGAAGGTGGTGGCATAACCGCTTTTGCCGCCCGTGGCCGCGTGCTCAGCACCACCCCGGCTGCCGAGGCCGCGCTAGAACTTCGTCTGTTTCCCAATCCGGCTACCGGCACTACCAGCCTCGAAGCGGCTCAACCCGTTCGTCTGACGGTATTTGACCTCACGGGCCGCCGCATCCACACCACCGCTGAGCCTGCCCGCCGCCATACCCTCGACCTGACCAACGTAGCCGCTGGAGTGTATTTGGTGCGTGCCGAAAGCATAGATGGCGAAATGGCTGCCATCCGACGCCTTTTAGTGCGTTAA
- a CDS encoding FG-GAP repeat domain-containing protein — translation MLLPTRSRWLLVLFLMLPALGAWAQSGVPFGFEQRAVAKVTHGSQTLANPWVGGLNSPQFSAIDLNNDGQSDLYIFERQTNRSLTYLNVAAPGGGRAWQYAPEYEALFPTDLLNWVLLRDYDCDNRPDIFTFANGGDIRVFRNVAGASGRPSFELVSNQLTFFNNTTNNGNIVTGSSNLPAIQDVNGDGRLDILSFDFASSTRVELYLNTAAGNCGNLQFRQEADRWGNFSVCLPGCSTFAFGSQTCPGANLLIPQAPIC, via the coding sequence ATGCTGCTACCTACTCGCTCCCGCTGGTTACTTGTGCTATTCTTAATGCTCCCAGCGCTCGGAGCGTGGGCCCAATCGGGGGTACCGTTTGGATTTGAGCAGCGGGCGGTGGCAAAAGTAACGCACGGCTCCCAGACGCTGGCTAACCCGTGGGTTGGGGGGCTAAATTCGCCTCAGTTCTCCGCAATCGACCTGAATAACGATGGTCAGTCGGACCTGTACATATTTGAGCGGCAAACTAATCGGTCCCTCACTTACCTTAATGTAGCGGCTCCTGGGGGTGGGCGTGCTTGGCAATACGCGCCTGAGTACGAAGCTTTATTCCCCACGGACCTGCTCAACTGGGTGCTGCTCCGCGATTACGACTGCGACAATCGGCCCGACATCTTCACCTTCGCCAACGGTGGCGACATCCGTGTATTTCGCAATGTAGCGGGCGCGTCCGGTCGGCCTTCTTTCGAGCTGGTCAGCAATCAGCTTACATTTTTCAATAACACCACCAACAACGGCAACATCGTAACGGGCAGCTCCAATCTGCCTGCTATTCAAGATGTAAACGGCGACGGACGGCTGGATATTCTCAGCTTTGACTTTGCCAGCAGCACCCGCGTAGAGCTCTATTTGAATACGGCCGCCGGCAACTGCGGCAATCTGCAGTTTCGGCAGGAAGCCGACCGGTGGGGGAATTTCTCGGTGTGCTTGCCAGGGTGCAGTACGTTTGCCTTCGGCAGCCAGACCTGCCCGGGGGCAAACCTACTCATACCACAGGCTCCAATCTGCTGA